In Streptomyces sp. NBC_01231, the sequence GTAACCTCGGAAAGCCGCCGAGCGGCCGACTCGCAGCGAGAAGGGGGAGGAGGAGAGGCGCGGTGACACACGCCCTCGCCCTCGACGCGTACACCGACTCCTTCCGCACCGCGACCACCGTGACGGCCGCCGCGGTGGCCGTACTTGACGCCCTCGACACGGTGTGCGCCCGGGCGGGCGTCCTGGCCTCCGCGGCGCCCGCGGCGCCGTCCGCACCGGAGGTGAGGTAACTGAAGGAACGGATGACCCGGCAGCTCGGTGCGATGCGCCGGAAGAAGGAGATGCGCCGCCTCGCCGGTGTCCTCATCGGCCCGATGCGCGTCCCGGTACCCGCCGATCCCGGGGCGCTGTTCGACGCCCTCGTCGACTCCGTCAGCCGGTGGCGGGGCCGTGCGGTCGTGGTGCGCCGGGAGGTCTTCCCGCCTCACACCGCGAGCGGGCTGTGGCTGGAGGGCGACACCCAGGACATCGTCGTCGTCGACAGACGGGCCGCCCCGTGGCACCAGATCGTGATCTTCTGTCATGAGGTGTGGCACATGTACCAGCGGGACACCGACGCCCCGTCGCCGACCGGGGACGGTCCTCCCCGGACCGTCGCCGCGCGCACCGACTTCAGCCTGGACGACGAGCAGGAGGCCGACCGCTTCGGCATGCTGATGGGGGGGCGGCTGCGGCCCTGGCTGGAGGCCCCCTCGGCCCCCGACCCGGGGGCGGGCGACGACGCCCAGGACATCGCCGGACGCATCGGCGCCGCGCTCAACTACCGCGGAACCCGACAATGAACGGCCTGATCAACTACGTCAGTTGCGGCGCCCTGTGGCTCGGACTCGTGGTCAAGGCCCCCGACCTGATACGGCACCGGCACGACCCCTATCTGCGGGCGATCTGTGCCGTCCTGGGCCTGGCCGGGGTCTGCTTCTTCCTCGGCGCCGAGCCGACCGTCGCGGCCGTCAACCACCTCAGCGGCATCCCCAACCTCGCCGCCCCGCTGACCTACGCGTCGATCACCGCGTACAGCGCCGCCTCCCAGGTGCTGATCGTCTACTGGCGGGGCGGACCGCACGTGCACCGCGTCACCCGCCGCTGGATCGTGGCGTACGCGTTCGTGCTGCTCGGCATCGCCGTCACCTTCGCCCTCGGCGACGCGCCGGAGGAACGCCGCACCGACCTGGACACCTACTACGCGACCACGCCGTTCATCGCCGAGATGATCGTGCTGTACCTGGCCGGCCACCTCGCCGCCGTCAGCGTCACCTCGGTGTCCGCGCTGCGCTGGGCCCGCGACGTGCGCGGCTGGCTGCGCACGGGCCTGGTGGTCCTGGGCTTCGGCGCGCTGTGCAACGCCGGATACAGCGTGTCCAAGCTCGCCGCCATGGTGGCCCGCTGGTCCGGACGCGACTGGTCGGGACTCAGTACGACCGTCTCGCCGGCCGCCGCCGGCCTGGCGGCCCTGATGACGGTCGTCGGCATCCTGATCCCGCTGGTCGGGCCCCGGACCACCCGGTGGCGGCGGGCACGGCGGGACTTCGCGCGCCTGGAACCGCTGGAACGGGAACTGGACGAGGTCCTCACCCGCCGCGCGCTGCGGCTGCCCCGGCCGCGCTGGTCCTCCCCCGTCACCCGGCTGGTGTGGCGGCAGACCAGCATCCACAACGCGCTCGGCAGCCTCGACGCGTTCTTCGACCCGGACCTGTACGAGCGGACCCTGGAGGCCGCGACCCTGGAGGCCGCCGACCCGCGGCGGGCCGAGGCGACCGCGTGGGCCGCGGTCATCGCCGCGGCCGCCGTGGAGGAACGCGACCGCGACAGCCCCCTGCTGCCGCCCGGAGCGGAACAACGGTTCCAGGACCGGGCACCCACCCCGGGCACCCTCGCGGACATCGCCGACGCGCTGGCCGTCTCCCCGCTCGTCGCGGCCGCCCGCGTCCGCGCCGGTACGTCCCCCACTGGTACGGCATGAACACGGTGCCCGCGGCGCGCCTTCCCCCCACCGCCGCACCTCGTCCGAACGGAGTTCCCGGGCATGAGCCTCGTGGTGTATCTGGCGGCAGCGGTCTTCGGACTGTCCTGTGCGGTCCTGTTCCGCCGACGGCCGCTGGCCGCCTTACGGAACCCGCTGACGCTGTCCACCTGCGCGTCGATCGTCCTCGGCGCCCTCGTCTTCGTCTGCGCCGCCCCGGTGACCCTGGCCGCCGTCAACGACGTCACCGGCATCCCCAACTTCGGCGCCCCGCTCACCTACGGCATGCTCTCGGCGTACAGCTGCTCCCTGCTCATCCTGCTGATCAACTGGCGGGGCGGCTCACCGGAGCGGATCCGGCATCTCTCGCTGCGGGCCGTCGCCGCGTACGGCACGCTGATCGTCGTCATCGTCGCGCTGTTCACGCTGTCCGACGCGAAGGTCGAGCGGCTCACCGACCTCGACACCTACTACGCGAACACGCCGTACATGCGCGAGATGATCGTGCTCTACCTGCTGGGGCACAGCGCGGCGATGCTGGCGATGTGCGCGGTGTGCGTCAAGTGGGGCCGGGAGGTCACCGGGCTGCTGCGGGCCGGGCTGTGGCTGATCCTGGCGGGCGCGCTGCTGGACGTGGTGGGTTTCCAGCTGGCCAAGTACACGGCCGTCGTGGCCCGTTGGACGGGTCACGACCTCGATGTCCTGTCCACCGGGGTGGCCCCGCCGATGGCCGCGCTGGCCGCGCTGCTGTTCTCCGCCGGATTCGTGCTGCCGAGGCTGTGGCCGCCGGCTCTCGCGCACTGGCACAGCGTCGAGGACCATCGCAGGCTGGCCCCGTTGTGGTCCCGGGTGCGGTTCGCCTCCACCGCCCCGAAGCCGCCCTCCGCGTGGTGGCAGTCGCCCCGGGACCGACTGCGCTGGCGTGAGGTGTCGATCCACGACGCCCTGCTGGCGCTCGCCCCCTACTTCGACGACCGGATCCGCGAACGGGCCCTGGACGCCGCCCTGCGCGACGGCCGGGACGCGCACGCGGCCCGCCTGGCAGCCGAGGCGGCTATGGTGACCGACGCCGCCCGCCGCGCCGCCGCCCGGGAGACGCCCCTGGTCACACCTAGCGCGTACCGGCTGTACGCCACGGAGGTCTCCGGCACCGGAGGGCTGGTGGAGTTGGCGCAGGCGCTCACGCGTTCGGCCCGCGTCACCGCAGTACCCGAAGGTACGGTGACGGCAAACCCTGGCTGAACACGAGGAGTTCCATGACGCGGAGAGCTGTCGTCATCGGTGCCGGCCTGGCCGGCATGCTGGCCGCGGCCGCGCTGTCGGGTACCGCGGACGAAGTGATCGTCCTGGACCGCGACGACCTGCCCGACGGACCCGACCACCGCAAGGGACTCCCGCAGGGCCGGCACGCCCATCTGCTGATGGCGGGGGGCCTCGCCGCCATGGAGGACCTGGTGCCCGGCGTCAGCATGCGCCGGCACCTGCTCGACGCGGGCGCCCACGACATACCCCTCGGTTCCGGCCTGGTGGCGCTCACCCCGGAGGGCTGGATGCGGCGCTGGCGTCACGACGGTCCCCATATGCTCGCGTGCAGCCGGGCGTTGCTGGACTGGGCGGTGCGCACGGCGGTGCTGGAGCACACCGAGGTCGAGGTGCGCCGGGCGCAGGTTCTCGAACTCACCGGACAGAACGGGCGGGTTACCGGGGTACGACTGTCGACTCCTCAGGGAGAGACGGAACTTGACGCCGCGTTCGTGGTCGACGCCAGTGGTCGCGGTTCGCGTGTCATCCACTGGCTGGAGGGCCTCGGCGTCACGGACGTCCATGAACGGACCGTGGACTCCGGGCTCGTCAACGCCACCCGGGTCTATCGCGTGCCCGAGGGCGCCGAGCGGTTCCCGCTGACGGTCGTGCAGGCCGACCCGTACGTGAACCGGCCGGGGCGCAGCGGGATGGTGCTGCCCATCGAGGGCGGCCGGTGGATGGTGAGCCTGGCCGGCACCCGCGGCGGTGAACCCCCGGCCGACCCGGAGGGATTCCTCCAGTACACCCTCGACCTGCCGCACCCCATCGTCGGGCGGCTCATCTCCGGTGCGGAGCCGCTGACCGACGTGCACATCAGCCGCAGCACCTCCAATGTCCGGCGCTATCTGGAGAAGGTGCCGCGCTGGCCGGAGGGGTTCGTGGTGCTCGGGGACGCGCTGGCCACGTTCAATCCGGCGTACGGGCAGGGGATGGCGGTGGCCGCGCTGGGGGCGCGGTTCCTGGGGGACGAGGTGCGGCGGGCCGGGCTGGGGTCCGCCGGGCTGGCGCGGCGGGTGCAGCGGGGGGCGGCGCGGTCGGTGGACGCGGCCTGGGCGTTGGCCGTGGGACAGGACGTCTGGTATCCGCAGACCCGAGGCGCGCGGCCGAACGCGGGAGACCGGCTGGTCACGCGGTACTCGCGGCGCCTGACGAGGGCGGCGACAGGGTCGTACCGGGCCGCCGCCGCGTTGTGGGACGTGACCAGCCTGACGGCCGGTCCGGAGCGGTTGCTGCACCCGGCGACCGTGCTGGCGGTGCTCAACGGCTCCCTGCTGCCGCCGCTGCGGGAGCCGCCGTTGAGTGCCGGGGAGCGGGAGGTTCTGCGGGGGCTGGAGCGGATGGCGGTGTGAGACCGGTGGTCGGTTGCGGTGCTGGTGCCGGTGCCGGTTTCGGTGCCGGTTTCGGTGCTGGTGCTGGTGCCGGTGCCGGTTGGTGCTCCCCCGTTCGCCCCGGCGGCGCGACTGACCGCGGCCGGGGCGACGTAGAACGGTCAGCCCGCGAAGGCCGGTTGCGGCAGGCCCTTGCCCGCGCCCGGGACCACCAGCAGCGACCCCGCCAGCGGGTGGGGCGCGTCCAGGCCGACCCGGGCCGTCGTGATGTACAGGTCGGTCAGGTCGGGGCCGCCGAACGCGCAGGCCGTCACCCGGGGGGTCGGGAGTCCGATCACGCGGTCCAGCTCACCGGCCGGGGTGTAGCGGCGTACCGCGGCGCCGTCCCACAGGGCCACCCACACACAGCCTTCGGCGTCGACCGTGAGGCCGTCGGGGAAGCCCGCGCCGTCCTCGATCTCCACCAGGGTCCTACGCGCGCGGGTCCGTCCGTCCGTGAAGTCGAAGACGTCCACGCGCCGGGTCGGCGAGTCGATGTAGTACATCAGGCGGCCGTCGGGGCTCCAGCCCGTGCCGTTGCTGACCGCCACGTCGTCGAGGACCACGTCGGCCGTGCCGTCGCCGGATATCCGGGACAGCGTGCCGCCGCCGGCTGCCTCGTCGTAGCGCATGGTGCCGGCCCACAGGGAGCCGTCGGGGGCGACGGCGGCGTCGTTGGCGCGGCGGCCGGGGACGGGCTCGTGGCGCAGCCAGCGGAAGGTGTCGTCGGGGTCCAGGAGACCCACGCCGTCCCTCAGGTTGAGGACCAGGCCGCCGTTCGCGCGTGGCTTCACCGCGCCGACGTGCTGCTCGGTCGTGCGGGTCGTGCGGCGGCCGGACAGCGGGTCGTACGTGTTGATCCGGGAACCCAGGATGTCGATCCAGATCAGCCTGCCCGCCGCCACGTCCCAGGTCGGGCCCTCTCCCAGGGTCGCCTCCGCGCGGACCGCCACCTCGAACGCGTACGTCATGCCACCCTCCGGTGGCCGAGGCGCTCCGACAGCTCGGCGGCGCCCTTGGCGGCGAGCTGCTCCAGTTCGCCGCGGCGCTCGTCGCTCCAGCGGATCATCGGTACGGAGATGGACAGCGCGGCGACGACCCGGCCGGTGCGGTCCTGCACCGGCGCGGCCACGCAGGAGACGTCCGGGTTGGACTCCTGGTTCTCGACGGCGATCCCGCGCTGCCGGATCCCGGCGAGGGCCTCGCGCAGGGCGTCCGGGTCGGTGATGCTGTTGGCCGTCATCGCGACCAGGGCGGCGCCTTCCGGGATGCGGGCGGAGAGCTCGTGGTCGGGCAGGGAGGCCAGCAGCATCTTGCCGACGGAGGTGCAGTGGGCGGGCAGTCGCCGCCCCGCCGCGGAGACCATGCGCACGGCGTGCGTGGAGTCCACCTTGGCGATGTAGATGACGTCGGTGCCCTCCAGGATGGCCACGTGCACCGTCTCGTCGCAGGTCTCGGCGACCGAGCGGGCGACCTGCTGCCCCTCAGCGGCGAGGTCCAGCTGTTCGGCGTACCTGCTCCCGAGCTGGTACGGGCGCACCCCGAGGCGGTAGCGTCCCGGCTGGCCCGGCACCTGGACGATGTAGGACCGGGCGGCGAGAGTGGTGACCAGCTCGTGCACGGTGGTGCGCGGCAGCTGCAGCCTGCGCACGATGTCGGGGGCGGAGAGCGTCCCGTCCCCGTCGAGGAAGAGCTCAAGAATGTCGAGAGCCCGGGTCACCGCAGGTACAAGGCGTCCCACGACCGGCCCCCTCCCTTGTTTCTCAGGCGTCTGTGTTCGAGATTTCAACAGACGATCGGCATGACGAACACAGGCTAGTCATAGAGCTTTACCCGGGCAATGGGCGCGCGACGTCACTTCCGCCCCACCAGTACAACCTTTTCTCCGCTCCACGGTCTTACTCGTGGACATATGGTGATGATCTTTGATCACCGTCATGAGCTCCTCTGGGGGGGAGCTTGCCGAGCCGTCGAGCTGTGGAGTGGTTGATGAAGCGGGATTCCCTTTTAACGCGCCGGGTCCGTCTGAGACGCGGCGCGACGGCGGTCGCCCTGGCGGCGCTGGGCGCGGGGGGCGGCTGGGCAGCGGTGCCGGTCGCGGCGGCCGACAGCGCGGTCGTCGGCAGCGCGTGCGTGCCGACGACGGGCTTCACGGGCTGCCGGCTGTACGACTTCACCGGCGACAAGGCCGACTTCCGGGTCCCGTCCGGCGTGACCGCGCTGGATGTGCGGGCGTGGGGGCAGGGCGGGGACGGCAGCGCCCTGGCGTTCGGCGGGGCGGGCGGCTACACCGCCGGGGCACTGAAGGTCACGCCCGGTGAGACGCTGTCCGTCGCGGTGGCCGGCCGCGGTTTCGGCGACGCGCGCGGCGGCGCCGCCGGGAGCGTCTCCGCCGGCGACGGCGGCAACAGCACCGCCATCCGCACGAGCGACGGTGAGGCGCTCGTCATCGCCGCCGGTGGTGGCGGTGCGGCACACGGCCGCGGCCCGGACCGCCAGGGCTACGCCGGTGCCGCCGGCGGTGAGAAGGGGCAGGACGCCTCCGAGTCGGCCTACGGCGGCAAGGGCGCCGACACGGGCACCGCCGGCGCGGGCGGCGGCAACGGCGCCTCGGGTGGCAACACCTCCGCCGGCGGCCGCGGCGGCAACGGTGGGAAGGGCGGCGGTGGCGGCGGCGGTGCCGGCTACGCGGGCGGCGGCGGTGGCGCCGGAGCGCCCGACATCGCCGAGACCGGCAGCGGCGGTGGCGGCTCCAGCTACGCGGACCCGGGCCGGGTGAGCGGCGTACGGCTGCTGACCGGCGACCAGTGGAAGCCGGCCGCGAAGGACGACCCGTACTGGGCGCCCAACTCCGACCCGGTGACCTCGGGGATCGGCGAGGGCGGCGTCACCAGCACCCCTGGTGGCAACGGCCGCGCGGTGATCCAGTGGAAGAGCGCCGTCGCGCCCGCGACACTGAGCCCCGTCTCCGCCCCGGAGCAGTCCGTCGAGCCGGGTTACGAGGTCCCGCCGACGACCGCGGTGGTCCGGGACAAGGACGGCAAGCCGGTCGAGGGCGTCTCGGTGAAGTTCACGATCGACGACCCCTTGAAGCGGGACCTGATCTTCGGCACGCGCGAGAACAGGACGTCCGTCGTGCTGGCGACCGACGCCCAGGGCCGCGTCCAGACGCCGACCATCTCCACCGGCAGCAGGAAGGGCGACTTCACCATCCACGCGACGACGCCGGGCGGCCTGTCGACGGACTTCGTCGTCCACGTGCGGAACCTGGCGAACGAGGTGAAGGTCCTCGAGGGCGACGAGCAGCAGGCCGAGCCCGGCCAGCCGTTCCCCGACGTGCTCCAGGCCGTGGTGACCGACGAGGGCAAGCCGGCCGCCGGCGTGAAGGTGAACTTCCGCGTCGACGGCCACGGCACGGGGCTCCCCAAGTTCGAGGGCAAGTACGCGGGCACCCAGGAGACGGCCGACGACGAGGGCACGGCCAGCTCGCGGAAGCTGGTCGCCGATGACGAGCTCGGCACGTACACCGTCACCGCGTCCGTCGACGGCGGCGCGTCCGCGACCTTCACCGTCGAGGTCGTCGAGAAGGTCGAGACCGACCCGTCCGCGTCGCCCAGCGCCAGTCCCTCCCCCAGCCCGTCCGGCTCCGCCGACGGCGTCACGGGCGGCACGGGAGACGACAACGGTTCCGGCGGCACCGGGACCGGCGGCACCGGGACCGGCGGCTCCGGCGACAACTCCTCGCCGCTCTCGGGCGCCCTGGCCGGCACCGGCGCGAGCGGCATCGGCCTGATGCTGGGCGTGGCGGCGGCCCTCGCCGCACTGGGTGTCGTGGCGGTCCGTTTCTCGCCGCGGCTGCGGGTGCGGTTGCAGAACCGCCGGTGATCTCCTGAACCTCTGGTGATCTCCCGAGTCCCTGGTGATCTCCCGATCGGGTGATCACCGACAGGGTGCGGATCTCCCGACCGGAGTGCGGGGCGTGTGACAGCGCCCCGCACCCCGGTCGTCTCATGTGCCGCCCCGGTACGCCGGTCGTCTCACGTCCCGCCCAGCCCTCTCGTCTCCCCCAGGATCCCCCGCAACCGCTGTGCCCGCAGCACCAGTTCGAGTTCGAAGCGCCGGTCCGGGTCGTCGATCTCGGGGCCCCACAGCTCGCGGATCTGTCGGAGCCGGTAGCGGACCGTCTGCGGATGGACCCCCAGCCGGGCCGCCACCTCGGGCGCCCCGCCCCGCGTCTCCAGCCACGCCAGCAAGGTCTCCGCGAGCCGCCGTCCGTGGGTGGGACCGCAGTGGGTGAGGGGGGCGAGGCAGCGCAGGGCGAGGTCGTCGAGGAGCTCCTCGGGCTGGAGCAGGACCAGCGCCTCCGTGTGCTCGGTGCAGTACAGGACCTCGCCCGCCGGAAGCAGCCGCCGTTCCATCAGCCGTACGGCCGCCTCGGCCCAGCGCAGTGACTTCGCCGCGTCGGCGAGGGGGACCGGGGGGCCGATCGCTCCCGCCCATCCCGTCAGCGCCCGGTGCAGCAACTCGGGGCGGCCGCCCGCGTCCGGCTCGGGCACGACCATGCGCGGCTGCTCGTAGTCCATGTCCAGCAGCACCCCCTGCCCCACCCCCTGCCCCACGGCGGGCGCGACCGCTTCCCGCGCCGGCCGCAGCAGCACGCCGACGGCGACCTTCTCCGGCAGTGGCCAGCCGATCCGGGCGGCCCGCTCGGTGAGGGCGTCGGCCGGGTCGCCCCGGTGGTGCTCGGCGAGCAGCAGCTCCATCAGGCGGCGCTGCAGACGTAATCGCTCCCCCGCCTGGCGGGCCGCCGCCTCCGCGTAGCCCCGTACGGACTGGTCGACCAGTTTGTCCAGGTACTCGTAGCCCGCGTCGACCAGTTCGTACATCGCCGGCGGCGGGATCTCGACGCGCTGGCCGATGTCGGCGAAACAGCGCCAGGCCAGCCGTACGCCCATGCGGTAGATCGCCTGGAGGGAGTCCAGGCTGCGGCCGTCGAGTCCCTCGCCCCGGCCGAACTCCTGGAAGACGCCGGGCGGCACGGTCGGACGGCCCGCCGAGTAGTCGGCGTTCTCGAGGTGCTGGACGAAGACCTCGATGGCGCGGCGGATGCCGACCAGTGCCATCGGCTCGCCCGACTCGTCGAGGACGACGGGCAGATGGGGGTACTCGCGGCGGATCTCGCGCAGGATCTCCTCGGCGAGTGCGGGCGTCTCGGCCAACGCGATCGCCGCGAACTGGCGCACCTGGTGCCGGGGGACGTCGTGCCAGGCCGAGCGGGTGATGGTTGCCGGGCGGGCCGTCACCGGTCAACTCCCTTGGTCTGTCTGCTCGTAGGTGACCAAGGGGGTGTTCGGCTGGTCGGGTGTCGCTTCGAGCAGCGCGACGACGCCGAGTGCCGCGCCCACGGCGAGGGCGGCGCCGAGCGCCATGGCCAGTGCGGCGGTGAGGAGTGTGGACATCGCAGGGTCAGCCTCTCTGTCCGGTTCGATCCGGAGGTCGGTGCCCACCCGGCGTCCCACCCTGCCTGTCGGCCCCAGTGTCGACAGGACATTGACACTCCGTCAAGGGGCGCCTACGGTCCTCGGCCCATAGAGCGGCCCGAACTCCGTCTTCTGACCACCCTGGAGTGCCCGGATGCGCCGTACCGTGTCACCTCTTTGTCTGATTCTGCTGGGCCTCGGCACGTTTCTGCTGGTCCTGGCACCTCTGCTCGCCTGGTACGTCCAGCCACGAGCAGCCGTGAACCCCCTCGACATCGACACCACCGCCGTCTACGAGGGCACCGGCAGCGTCTTCGACACCGAGAAGCTGAAGACCGTGCCCGACCAGCGGATCACCGTCACGCAGCGGGTGCGGGGCAATGTGGCCGAGAGTGAACGCAGCGGCCGGGCCGCCGTGTGGGACGTGACGACCACGGTCGACACCGACAAGTCGCTGCCGGCCGCCGATCCGCACGACGCCCTGGAGTTCGTCCCGCACCGCTGGGTGATGGACCGCAGGACCACGAAGCCGGTGCACTGCTGCCGGGAGAAGCCGTACATCGAGGGCGAGGCCTATCTGAAGTTCCCCTTCGACGTGCGCAAACGCTCCTACCAGTGGTGGGACAACTCCCTGGGATCCACGGTCACCTTGCGCTACCGGGGTACCGAGAAGGTCCAGGGGTACACGGGTTACCGGTTCACCGGCACGGTCCCGCCGTCGAAGGTGGGCACCAGGCTGGTGCCGGGCAGCATCGTCGACCAGGCCGGCCGGCCGCAGGTGCTGGCCGAGGAGTGGTACTCCAACCATGGCGTCGAGCTGGTCGTCGACCAGGCCACCGGCCGGGTGATCTACGCACAGGTGGGCCCGAAGCGCACGCTGCGGGCACCCGGCGCCAAGAAGGACGCGGTGGTGCTGCTGGACAGCCGGAAGATCGCCTTCACCACCGGCACCCAGAAGGAGGCGGTGCGGCAGGCCAGTCGGGACAGCGGTCAACTGCGCACGGTGGGCGAGACGTTGCCGATCGGTGCGGCTGTGGCCGGATTCGTCCTGACGGTCGCGGGGGGCGTTTTGGTGGTACGAGGACGTAAGCGCCCCGATTCACAGGAAACACCCGATCCATCCCGAGTTCCGCTCACGATGTGATGTGACGTCAGCTCCAACAAAGCCGGAAATTGTCACCTCCGTGAGTAGCCGTGGCGAACGGCTGGGCGAAAACTGTCCACCCACCCGAGCACAGACCGTCCACACCCGTCTCGCAGAAAACCATGAAGCCCCCCACAGGAACACCTCTTCATCCCCCACGCAGTTCCGCACCCTTAGACGAGTTGGAGCGCTCATGCCCCAGCACGTGCCGTCTTCGGTGCGCGCCGCCTCCCCCAGGGCGTCGCAGCACCCCTCGGCGCTCCCCCCACCTCCGCGCCGCATCGTTTTCCTCGCCCATCGAGATCTGGACAACCCTGCCGCCGGCGGCTCCGAGCTGCTGGTCGACCGGCTCGCCGACGGACTGACCCGGCTCGGCCACCAGGTGACCCTGCTGTGCGGCGGGCCGGCCTCGTACCGCGACTACCGGGTCGTGTCGGCGGGCGGCGAGTTCGGCCACTATCTGCGCGCCCGTTCCGCCTTCACCCGTCAGGTCGGCGACTGCGACCTGCTGGTCGAGGTCTGCAACGGGATGCCCTATCTCGCGCCCCTCTGGCACCGCGGCCCCACCCTGCGCCTGGTCAACCACGTCCACACCGACCTGTGGACGATGCGGTTCGGCGGCCCGCTGGCCCCGGCCGCCCGGATCGGCCGAAGACTCGAACACTGGGCGCTGGCCGGTGCCGCCCGGCACCGGGGCCTGCTGGTCGCCGTCTCCCCCTCCACGGCCCACGCGCTGCGCGGGATCGGCGTCGACCGCGACCGCATCCGGGTCGTGCACAACGGGGTCGAGGAGCCGGGCCCGCGTGCCGAGCGCTCCCCCGAGCCGCTGTTCGTCGCGGTGGGCCGGCTCGTCGAGTACAAGCGGATCGATCTGCTGCTGAGACTGTGGGAGCGGGTGCGGCCGGTCACCGGCGGTCGGCTGCTGATCGTCGGCGACGGACCCGAGCGGCAGCACCTGGAGCAACTCGCCGGTCCCGGCGTGGAGTTCACCGGCCATGTCTCCGAGGCGGAGAAGCACCGCCTGCTGTGCGCGGCCTGGCTGCTGCTGCACCCCTCCGCGGTGGAGGGGTGGGGCCTGGTGGTCACCGAGGCGGCGGTGCGGCAGACTCCGTCGATCGCCTTCGACGTGCCCGGCCTGCGCGACTCGGTGGTGGACGGCGAGACGGGCGTCCTCGCCCACGGTGAGTCCTCCTTCGCCGCTGCCTGGTGCGCGTTGACGCTGTCGGGACACCGGCGGGAGCTGATGGGCAGGGCGGCTCGTGACCGGGCGGGGCGCTATCGCTGGGATCGGACGGTGAGACAGTTCCGGGCGGTGGCGGGTGAGACGGTCCGGAGCTGGCCGCCGTGACCGGCATCGAGGACACGTCGGCACGGCGCGGCAGGGATCCCTCGGCGCCACGCCTCAAGGATCCCTCGATACGCCGTTCCCTCGCCCTCTTCCGGGCCTTCCTGCGTGAGCAGGACGACCCCGATGCCTGCTACTCGTTGCTCGCCCGGGACGCCGCCGACCAGGTGGAGGCCTACGGCGGGCCGCTGGCCGGCCGTACGGTCGTGGACGTCGGGGGCGGCAGCGGCCACTTCACCGAGGAGTTCCGCAGCCGCGGGGCCCACGCCCACCTCTTCGAACCGGACGCCCGGGAGCTGGGTGAGAAGCCGCCCGACCAGACGGTGATCGCCGACGGGTATCTGCTGCCGCTGTACGACGGGGTCGCGGACGTCACCTTCTCGTCCAACGTGCTGGAGCACGTGGCCGATCCGCAGACCTTCCTCAGCGAGCTGATCCGGGTGACCCGGCCGAACGGGCTGATCTACGTGTCGTTCACCAACTGGCTGTCCCCGTGGGGCGGTCACGAGTGGGCGCCCTGGCACTAC encodes:
- a CDS encoding glycosyltransferase family 4 protein; this translates as MPQHVPSSVRAASPRASQHPSALPPPPRRIVFLAHRDLDNPAAGGSELLVDRLADGLTRLGHQVTLLCGGPASYRDYRVVSAGGEFGHYLRARSAFTRQVGDCDLLVEVCNGMPYLAPLWHRGPTLRLVNHVHTDLWTMRFGGPLAPAARIGRRLEHWALAGAARHRGLLVAVSPSTAHALRGIGVDRDRIRVVHNGVEEPGPRAERSPEPLFVAVGRLVEYKRIDLLLRLWERVRPVTGGRLLIVGDGPERQHLEQLAGPGVEFTGHVSEAEKHRLLCAAWLLLHPSAVEGWGLVVTEAAVRQTPSIAFDVPGLRDSVVDGETGVLAHGESSFAAAWCALTLSGHRRELMGRAARDRAGRYRWDRTVRQFRAVAGETVRSWPP
- a CDS encoding class I SAM-dependent methyltransferase; the encoded protein is MTGIEDTSARRGRDPSAPRLKDPSIRRSLALFRAFLREQDDPDACYSLLARDAADQVEAYGGPLAGRTVVDVGGGSGHFTEEFRSRGAHAHLFEPDARELGEKPPDQTVIADGYLLPLYDGVADVTFSSNVLEHVADPQTFLSELIRVTRPNGLIYVSFTNWLSPWGGHEWAPWHYLGAERARARYRRRTGKAAKHTLGENLFAVHIGPTLRQVRARDDVQVVSARSRYWPFLAETVVKAPGIREVATWNLLLILRRCPP